A part of Streptomyces sp. SLBN-31 genomic DNA contains:
- a CDS encoding MFS transporter produces MATAEPTRADDADPGRGAGPRIRVPVPRVDAPDGDDRTRDDRTPDAPAKDVPSRATTLLLALRERLLRHPVLSITALAGALHIAWFFTSANSGGDLAAQDAWAEFVGRHPDSAYNLAWYGGMHPVSYSVVSPYLMSVLGVRTTMMIAGTVSAGLLTMILIRSRSVKNPLWASLAGVFAFLCNAASGRVTFGLGTVFALGAVAVVFCWPHKWRYRRGAKAACAAPLAALATLASPVAGLFVGLVAVALFLQKRRPGAWALGLAPAAVVALSAWLFPFSGTQPMNVGSASLPFIYAVLVFALVPRKWTTVRLTSAVYGLSVLAVWIVSSQIGSNITRLAMLFAGVTLVAVLPFKTRRTREWYLTVLAIAGFTFWIGFKAVDDVVRTTPTASWARELAPLVNELQGVGAEKGRVEVVPARSHREASALAPYVNLARGWNRQADMERNPLFYDDTLNSANYHEWLRRWAVHFVVLPKGEPDGDGGERERELVQRGMPYLRQIWGDANWQLFRVTDPTPLADPPATVDRADQGELTIEVKKPGRVLIRVPYSPWLGLVDAKGKGVKPPQETDASKHRADGLPKSYDNVNGCLMQTEEDAEGDKWTILLAPKAGTYRLGAPYQLPRGTPCPDELK; encoded by the coding sequence GTGGCCACTGCGGAGCCGACACGCGCCGACGACGCCGATCCGGGACGGGGAGCCGGCCCGCGAATACGCGTGCCCGTACCGCGCGTCGACGCCCCTGACGGCGACGACCGCACGCGGGACGACCGTACGCCGGACGCCCCCGCCAAGGACGTCCCGTCCCGCGCGACGACCCTGCTGCTCGCCCTGCGCGAGCGGCTGCTGCGGCACCCGGTGCTCTCGATCACCGCGCTCGCCGGCGCCCTCCACATCGCCTGGTTCTTCACGTCCGCGAACAGTGGCGGCGACCTCGCGGCACAGGACGCGTGGGCCGAGTTCGTCGGCCGGCACCCCGACTCGGCGTACAACCTCGCCTGGTACGGCGGCATGCACCCGGTGTCGTACTCGGTGGTGTCGCCGTATCTGATGTCCGTGCTCGGCGTGCGGACGACGATGATGATCGCGGGCACCGTCTCGGCCGGTCTGCTCACCATGATCCTCATCCGCAGCCGGTCGGTGAAGAACCCCCTGTGGGCCTCGCTGGCGGGTGTCTTCGCGTTCCTGTGCAACGCGGCCTCGGGACGGGTGACCTTCGGCCTGGGCACCGTGTTCGCGCTGGGCGCGGTCGCCGTCGTGTTCTGCTGGCCGCACAAGTGGCGCTACCGCAGAGGCGCGAAGGCGGCCTGCGCGGCGCCGCTGGCCGCGCTCGCCACGCTCGCCTCACCGGTGGCCGGGCTGTTCGTGGGGCTGGTGGCCGTCGCCCTGTTCCTGCAGAAGCGCCGGCCCGGCGCCTGGGCACTGGGTCTCGCGCCGGCCGCGGTGGTGGCCCTGTCGGCCTGGCTGTTCCCCTTCTCCGGCACCCAGCCGATGAACGTCGGCTCCGCCAGCCTGCCGTTCATCTACGCGGTCCTGGTCTTCGCGCTCGTCCCCAGGAAGTGGACGACGGTCCGGCTCACCTCCGCGGTGTACGGCCTGTCCGTCCTCGCCGTGTGGATCGTCAGCTCCCAGATCGGCTCCAACATCACCCGGCTGGCGATGCTCTTCGCCGGCGTCACGCTGGTCGCCGTGCTGCCGTTCAAGACCCGGCGCACCCGCGAGTGGTACCTGACGGTGCTGGCCATCGCCGGCTTCACCTTCTGGATCGGGTTCAAGGCGGTCGACGACGTCGTGCGCACCACCCCGACCGCCTCCTGGGCGCGCGAGCTGGCCCCGCTCGTCAACGAGCTCCAGGGGGTCGGCGCCGAGAAGGGCCGCGTCGAGGTGGTCCCCGCGCGCTCCCACCGCGAGGCCTCCGCCCTCGCCCCGTACGTCAACCTGGCCCGCGGCTGGAACCGCCAGGCCGACATGGAGCGCAACCCCCTCTTCTACGACGACACCCTCAACTCGGCGAACTACCACGAATGGCTGCGCCGCTGGGCCGTGCACTTCGTCGTGCTGCCCAAGGGCGAGCCGGACGGCGACGGCGGCGAGCGCGAGCGGGAGCTCGTCCAGCGGGGCATGCCGTATCTGCGGCAGATCTGGGGCGACGCCAACTGGCAGCTGTTCCGGGTCACCGACCCGACCCCGCTCGCCGACCCGCCCGCCACCGTGGACCGCGCCGACCAGGGCGAGCTGACCATCGAGGTGAAGAAGCCCGGCCGGGTGCTGATCCGGGTCCCCTACTCCCCGTGGCTCGGCCTGGTCGACGCCAAGGGCAAGGGTGTGAAGCCCCCGCAGGAGACGGACGCCTCCAAGCACCGCGCCGACGGCCTGCCGAAGTCGTACGACAACGTCAACGGCTGCCTGATGCAGACGGAGGAGGACGCCGAGGGCGACAAGTGGACCATCCTGCTGGCGCCCAAGGCGGGGACGTACCGGCTGGGGGCGCCGTACCAGCTGCCGCGGGGCACTCCGTGTCCCGACGAGCTGAAGTAG
- a CDS encoding D-alanyl-D-alanine carboxypeptidase: MEEASVAGESPDRSKQRESSAEPTSGSAGPVPEARTAADEEPGTRGGVDTATRVLSVCDLLTEAEKTAETADEEAEAADAARQAAGDSGSGDSGASGADESGAKDSGAGPKGSGAEDSGTDDSDDEASGKAEGAAEGLGGDGSGTEPSGAAETAEKAPQGAESGDESASGDADADSDVEAASGRQGGEDGAEAGTDASSESDADSEYREGPDAGAASKSGAASGAVADSDGGGRSDAESVSPGGDVSADGEESGAEADRDSASDDVADDETDRGSGGSVGDERLRAAVAAWVRSGDSDGDEKSEGSAKPADAEDGKPSAKTDDDSGEAGSAEAESEAEPEDAVGDAEPKDAVADGEAADAEPEDAVADAVPAAKAGSAEPKPDKDAGSEADAKPVDQPTAIFKRPTPRVDQPTTMLKLTDPKPDPKPDVTSDPERTSKFVALKPLDDPAAKKPKPAPAEATASVPQVGPERTTQQPLPPKPPLDLLAELTNTPPPPETPVRTIVRRVKIWTPLVLLLAVVFAIVQAVRPLPAPTLDLTAEESYTFDGGKADIPWPASGEGALDVQGIGSFGSSGAQKPVPIASVAKVMTTYLILRDHPLKGDGEKIKVDRTAEDQATADGESTVQVKAGDTITQREALEGVLIASANNVARLLARWDAGSEKAFASKMNAAAKDLGMTNTTYTDPSGLKKTTVSTAADQVRLAKAAMKNPSFREIARMMEYTDYKGSKHSNWNRLVGYNGVIGIKTGTTTAAGGNLVFAAVKQVGGETRTIVGAVLGQGPGGSDNTILAGALDAGDKLIRAAQGALKSATILKKGDVVGYVDDGLGGRTPVVITKDVSAVGWAGLKVKLSFVTGELPHSAKAGTKVGTLTVGDGGTSGAVQVPVQLQKDLAEPGFTDKLTRLG, encoded by the coding sequence ATGGAGGAGGCATCGGTGGCGGGCGAGTCCCCCGACAGGTCGAAGCAGCGCGAGTCGTCGGCAGAACCGACGTCGGGGAGCGCGGGTCCGGTTCCCGAGGCCAGGACGGCCGCCGATGAGGAACCGGGTACGCGCGGAGGCGTGGATACGGCCACGCGGGTGCTTTCGGTATGTGATCTCCTGACGGAAGCCGAGAAGACGGCGGAGACGGCGGACGAGGAGGCCGAGGCCGCCGACGCGGCGAGGCAGGCGGCCGGGGACTCGGGGTCCGGTGACTCCGGGGCCTCCGGCGCCGACGAATCGGGCGCCAAGGATTCCGGGGCCGGCCCCAAGGGTTCCGGCGCCGAAGACTCCGGGACCGACGACTCCGACGATGAGGCGTCCGGGAAGGCCGAGGGCGCCGCGGAGGGCCTCGGCGGGGACGGAAGCGGTACGGAGCCTTCCGGCGCCGCCGAGACCGCCGAGAAGGCCCCCCAGGGCGCCGAGAGCGGCGACGAGAGCGCCTCCGGGGACGCCGACGCCGATTCCGACGTGGAGGCGGCCTCGGGGCGCCAGGGAGGCGAGGACGGCGCGGAGGCCGGTACGGACGCGAGTTCCGAGAGCGACGCGGACTCCGAGTACCGTGAGGGCCCCGACGCGGGTGCGGCCTCCAAGTCCGGCGCAGCTTCCGGTGCCGTGGCGGACTCCGACGGTGGCGGGCGTTCCGACGCCGAGTCGGTCTCGCCCGGGGGAGACGTTTCGGCTGACGGCGAGGAGAGCGGGGCCGAGGCCGACCGCGACTCCGCGTCGGACGACGTGGCCGACGACGAGACGGACCGCGGTTCGGGCGGCTCCGTCGGCGATGAGCGGCTGCGCGCGGCCGTGGCCGCCTGGGTCCGCTCGGGCGACTCCGACGGCGACGAGAAGTCCGAGGGTTCCGCGAAGCCGGCGGACGCCGAGGACGGGAAGCCGTCCGCGAAGACCGACGACGACAGCGGCGAGGCCGGTTCGGCCGAGGCGGAGTCGGAGGCGGAGCCCGAGGACGCGGTGGGCGACGCCGAGCCGAAGGACGCGGTGGCCGATGGCGAGGCCGCCGACGCCGAGCCCGAGGACGCCGTCGCCGACGCCGTGCCCGCGGCGAAGGCCGGCTCCGCCGAGCCGAAGCCCGACAAGGATGCCGGCTCCGAGGCCGACGCCAAGCCCGTCGATCAGCCCACCGCCATCTTCAAGCGCCCCACCCCCCGGGTCGACCAGCCGACGACCATGCTCAAGCTCACCGACCCCAAGCCGGACCCGAAGCCGGACGTCACGTCGGACCCCGAGCGGACCAGCAAGTTCGTGGCTCTCAAGCCCCTGGACGACCCGGCGGCGAAGAAGCCGAAGCCGGCGCCCGCGGAGGCCACGGCGTCCGTCCCGCAGGTCGGTCCCGAGCGCACCACCCAGCAGCCGCTCCCGCCCAAGCCCCCGCTGGACCTGCTGGCGGAGCTGACCAACACCCCGCCGCCGCCGGAGACCCCGGTCCGCACGATCGTCCGCCGGGTCAAGATCTGGACGCCGCTGGTCCTGCTGCTGGCCGTCGTCTTCGCGATCGTGCAGGCGGTCCGCCCGCTCCCGGCCCCCACCCTCGACCTCACCGCCGAGGAGAGCTACACCTTCGACGGCGGCAAGGCCGACATCCCGTGGCCGGCGTCCGGCGAAGGCGCCCTCGACGTCCAGGGCATCGGTTCCTTCGGCTCCTCCGGCGCGCAGAAGCCCGTCCCGATCGCCAGTGTCGCCAAGGTCATGACCACGTACCTGATCCTGCGCGACCACCCCCTCAAGGGGGACGGCGAGAAGATCAAGGTCGACCGGACGGCGGAGGACCAGGCGACCGCGGACGGCGAGTCGACGGTTCAGGTGAAGGCCGGTGACACGATCACCCAGAGGGAGGCCCTGGAGGGCGTCCTGATCGCGTCCGCGAACAACGTGGCCCGACTGCTGGCCCGCTGGGACGCCGGGTCCGAGAAGGCGTTCGCGAGCAAGATGAACGCCGCCGCCAAGGACCTCGGGATGACGAACACGACGTACACCGACCCCTCGGGCCTGAAGAAGACCACCGTCTCCACGGCCGCGGACCAGGTGAGGCTCGCGAAGGCCGCGATGAAGAACCCGAGCTTCCGCGAGATCGCCCGGATGATGGAGTACACCGACTACAAGGGCAGCAAGCACAGCAACTGGAACCGTCTGGTCGGCTACAACGGCGTCATCGGCATCAAGACCGGCACCACCACCGCGGCCGGCGGCAACCTCGTCTTCGCGGCCGTCAAGCAGGTCGGCGGGGAGACCCGGACCATCGTGGGCGCCGTCCTCGGGCAGGGCCCCGGCGGCAGCGACAACACCATCCTCGCCGGCGCGCTGGACGCCGGCGACAAGCTGATCCGGGCCGCGCAGGGCGCCCTGAAGTCGGCGACGATCCTGAAGAAGGGCGACGTCGTCGGCTACGTCGACGACGGCCTCGGCGGTCGTACCCCCGTCGTGATCACCAAGGACGTCTCGGCCGTCGGCTGGGCGGGGCTGAAGGTGAAGCTGTCCTTCGTCACGGGCGAGCTGCCGCACTCTGCGAAGGCCGGCACCAAGGTCGGCACCCTCACCGTCGGCGACGGCGGCACGAGTGGTGCGGTGCAGGTCCCGGTGCAGTTGCAGAAGGACCTCGCCGAGCCCGGTTTCACCGACAAGCTGACCCGCCTCGGCTGA